ACGATATTCATGATTATCCACTGTGATCTCCTAATATCTGTCATAAATACACTCCTTCATGGAGCCGTTCAATTAGTAATCGCACCTCTTCAAATCCTGCAGTGGTTTGAATTAACTCGATTGGTTTTTTGCCCTCAAGAGCAAATGTCGGCCTATTTAGCCAGGCTTTAGCTTTTTCTTCGTCTGCGAAGTATTCATCAGCAAGTTTTATGATCTGGACATATCGATAGATTTTGTCTGACTCCTCCTTACTGAAACGTGTGTGTGACTTGAGTTTCTTAGTGAGTGTACTTCTGTGTATATCAGTCCCCCTTATGAATTCGGCTTGAGTTATGTTGAGCCGGTTCAATACCCTTTGATAAATTCCAACTTCAAAGCCATTCGTTACTTCTTCGAAAATTGTTGATTTTTCAAAGCCAACAGCCCTCCAAATAGGTTGGTTTGGCCTCTCACGAAGTTCAGCCATAGTTGTTCTCCTAACAAGGTAAGACAGCTAATGAGCTGTCGAAAAAAATGTCTAGTCCCAAACTGATGCGCCAGGCTAGACCGGATAATATGTATACTAGTACACATACTGATGTATCACAATGTACATATGTATATTGTGATACATTTGACTGAGTAATTTGGTGCATTTGTAATGTGCGTGAATTAAGAAGGTGTTTATGCACTAGGTCATTCCCAGTTTTTTGAGTTTGTCCCTAATAAATATAATCAGTGGTGCAGGTTGTTGCGACTATAAGAATGATTAAAACATTGGCCCAGACTATGAGCTCGGTTAGACTATGCGCTTTTTGATGTACGGGATAATGTGATGGAATTAACGGCTTGGTTGAGTTTGGCGTTTATATGTTGTGTGGGGGCTATGTCTCCGGGGCCAAGTTTGGCCGTTGTGTTGCGTTACAGCCTTTATCACAGTGCTCAGCATGGGATTGTTGCGAGTTTGTCTCATGGCTTGGGGGTGGGGATTTACGCCAGCTTATCTTTACTGGGATTGGCGAGTTTGATTGAGCAGTTTCCTCTGGTCTATCAA
This window of the Pseudoalteromonas rubra genome carries:
- the parS gene encoding type II RES/Xre toxin-antitoxin system antitoxin, which codes for MAELRERPNQPIWRAVGFEKSTIFEEVTNGFEVGIYQRVLNRLNITQAEFIRGTDIHRSTLTKKLKSHTRFSKEESDKIYRYVQIIKLADEYFADEEKAKAWLNRPTFALEGKKPIELIQTTAGFEEVRLLIERLHEGVYL